Proteins encoded by one window of Flavobacterium sp. N502540:
- a CDS encoding aldo/keto reductase, giving the protein MKYNRCGKSGLLLPQISLGLWHNFGSVDNFDTAECIAVEAFDKGITHYDLANNYGPVPGSAETNFGKILWHNFQGNLRDEIIISTKAGYTMWDGPYGDWGSRKYLLSSLDQSLKRMKVDYVDIFYSHRPDPETPIEETMMALDYAVRSGKALYVGISNYSAEQTRVAVDVLKQLGTPCLIHQAKYSMLERWVENGLLDVLEEKGVGCIAFSPLAQGLLTDKYLNGIPENSRAHNPNGHLKEDEVTQERIQKLVQLNEIAGNRNQSLAQMALSWLQKDKRITSVLIGASSVKQLNNNIECLQNLDFAEDEINAIEKILA; this is encoded by the coding sequence ATGAAATATAACAGATGTGGAAAAAGCGGATTGTTACTGCCTCAGATTTCTTTAGGATTGTGGCATAATTTCGGATCGGTAGATAATTTTGATACTGCAGAATGTATTGCCGTTGAAGCTTTTGATAAAGGAATTACACATTATGATCTGGCCAATAATTATGGACCGGTTCCCGGATCTGCAGAAACTAATTTTGGAAAAATACTCTGGCATAACTTTCAGGGAAATTTAAGAGACGAAATCATTATCTCGACCAAAGCAGGCTACACCATGTGGGATGGGCCTTATGGAGATTGGGGCTCTCGTAAATATTTGCTGTCAAGTCTGGATCAGAGTTTAAAAAGAATGAAAGTAGATTATGTGGATATTTTTTATTCGCATCGTCCGGATCCTGAAACTCCAATTGAGGAAACGATGATGGCTTTAGATTATGCTGTGAGAAGCGGAAAAGCTTTGTATGTGGGAATAAGTAACTATTCGGCGGAACAAACCAGAGTAGCTGTAGATGTTTTGAAGCAATTAGGAACACCATGTTTGATTCATCAGGCAAAGTATTCTATGCTGGAGCGTTGGGTAGAAAATGGTTTGTTAGATGTTCTCGAAGAAAAAGGAGTAGGCTGTATTGCGTTTTCTCCATTGGCACAAGGACTTCTGACGGATAAATATCTAAACGGAATCCCTGAAAACTCAAGGGCACATAATCCAAACGGACATTTGAAAGAAGATGAGGTTACACAAGAACGCATACAGAAATTAGTTCAGTTGAACGAAATTGCCGGAAACAGAAACCAGTCTTTGGCTCAAATGGCTTTGTCATGGCTCCAAAAGGACAAACGAATTACTTCAGTTTTGATCGGAGCAAGCTCTGTGAAACAATTGAATAATAATATCGAATGTTTGCAAAATCTTGATTTCGCA
- a CDS encoding DUF433 domain-containing protein yields MIAGNRICVSNILSWLSTAMTFEEIIADFPELKKEHILAALAFAANRENITNQIL; encoded by the coding sequence GTGATTGCAGGAAACCGAATTTGCGTCTCAAACATTCTTTCCTGGCTATCTACAGCTATGACTTTCGAAGAAATTATAGCTGATTTTCCCGAACTAAAAAAAGAGCATATTTTAGCGGCTTTAGCCTTTGCTGCAAACAGGGAAAATATTACAAATCAAATTTTATAA
- a CDS encoding sialate O-acetylesterase, with protein sequence MKNNMFKFVLFLMIIPGFMMANVSLPNIFGDNMVLQRNAEVKIWGWANPQEEIRLVVDWSNIEYKVKANNLAQWELKIKTPEAGGPYVISIKGYNEIILKNILIGEVWICSGQSNMEMSSSWGIDNGEEETKNAVNPNIRFFNVPKLTATTQQNNLLGNWTESTPETMKYFSAVGYFFAKRLREELKNVPIGLISSNWGGTPAEVWIPAEVVQNDPVLLENARKLNEQEYGPRQPGRAYNAMIYPLVGYKIAGTIWYQGESNVGSLVYDKTLSALITSWRKVWNDDFPFYYVQIAPFKTGSNNFHNVIIRNSQRKLLKEVSNTGMIVTSDISDVKEIHPKDKKTVGVRLANLALANTYKSTIGLVNGPLFKSFKIDKEMVTLSFDCADGLYFKNGVSNQFEVAGADGIFYTAEALIRNDQVVVSSKKVKNPVKVRFAWGNTIQSDLFNKVNLPASCFSTE encoded by the coding sequence ATGAAAAATAATATGTTTAAGTTTGTTCTCTTTCTGATGATTATTCCCGGTTTTATGATGGCAAATGTCTCTCTACCCAATATTTTTGGTGATAATATGGTTTTACAGCGCAATGCTGAAGTTAAGATTTGGGGTTGGGCCAATCCGCAGGAAGAAATCAGATTAGTGGTTGACTGGAGCAATATCGAGTATAAAGTTAAAGCAAACAATCTGGCACAATGGGAGCTGAAAATAAAAACACCCGAAGCCGGTGGCCCCTATGTAATTTCCATCAAAGGGTACAACGAAATTATTCTTAAAAACATTTTGATAGGAGAAGTTTGGATTTGTTCGGGGCAATCGAATATGGAAATGTCATCAAGCTGGGGAATTGACAATGGCGAGGAAGAAACTAAAAATGCAGTAAATCCTAATATTCGATTTTTTAACGTTCCGAAATTAACGGCTACAACGCAACAGAACAATCTGCTTGGTAACTGGACAGAATCGACTCCCGAAACCATGAAATACTTTAGTGCTGTTGGTTATTTTTTTGCCAAACGCTTAAGAGAAGAACTAAAGAATGTTCCAATTGGGTTAATATCTTCCAACTGGGGAGGTACTCCCGCAGAAGTTTGGATACCCGCAGAAGTCGTTCAGAATGATCCCGTTTTGTTGGAAAATGCAAGAAAATTAAATGAGCAGGAGTATGGGCCCAGACAGCCGGGACGTGCGTACAATGCGATGATCTATCCTTTGGTTGGATACAAGATTGCCGGAACAATTTGGTATCAGGGAGAATCGAATGTTGGTTCTTTAGTATATGACAAAACATTATCGGCTTTGATTACCTCATGGCGGAAAGTCTGGAACGATGATTTCCCATTTTATTATGTACAAATTGCCCCTTTTAAAACAGGAAGTAATAATTTTCATAATGTCATCATAAGAAATTCACAGAGAAAATTACTCAAAGAAGTTTCAAATACCGGAATGATTGTAACCAGTGACATTTCAGATGTAAAAGAAATTCATCCCAAAGATAAAAAGACAGTGGGAGTCCGTTTAGCCAATCTGGCTTTGGCAAACACTTATAAAAGTACTATTGGGTTGGTTAATGGACCGCTTTTTAAGAGTTTTAAAATCGATAAAGAGATGGTAACTCTTTCTTTTGATTGTGCTGATGGTCTGTATTTTAAAAACGGGGTGTCCAACCAGTTTGAAGTTGCAGGGGCAGATGGTATTTTCTATACAGCCGAAGCCTTAATTAGAAACGATCAGGTCGTAGTAAGCAGTAAAAAAGTTAAAAATCCGGTTAAGGTTCGTTTTGCCTGGGGAAATACAATTCAATCTGATCTGTTTAATAAAGTGAATTTGCCTGCTTCTTGTTTTAGTACTGAATGA
- a CDS encoding DUF1573 domain-containing protein translates to MKMIKISMLALALGLMSFSAIAPLKSLNSETKVAAAAASTVVWKAETIDVGEIPQGTPKAIVYEFKNTGKTAVVITNVVGSCGCTATDYTKEPILPGKSAKVTATYNAANKGGFTKTVTVTTSAESTPKVLTLKGTVI, encoded by the coding sequence ATGAAAATGATTAAAATTTCGATGTTAGCTTTGGCACTAGGTTTAATGTCTTTTTCGGCAATCGCACCGTTAAAGTCATTAAATTCTGAAACAAAAGTTGCTGCAGCAGCGGCTTCAACTGTAGTATGGAAAGCTGAAACTATAGATGTAGGAGAAATTCCTCAGGGAACTCCAAAAGCAATTGTTTACGAATTTAAAAATACCGGAAAAACTGCTGTTGTGATTACAAATGTAGTAGGGTCTTGCGGTTGTACAGCAACAGATTATACTAAAGAACCGATTTTGCCTGGTAAATCAGCAAAAGTAACCGCAACTTATAACGCTGCAAATAAAGGTGGCTTTACAAAAACAGTTACGGTAACCACAAGTGCCGAAAGTACTCCAAAAGTCCTTACACTAAAAGGCACAGTGATCTAA
- a CDS encoding sensor histidine kinase, protein MKLNKLNSIILLGLVAIISILVTQLLWTKEAFTIEQKKLSQKAHLALLEVAKKLYEGTNHELPAQNPVQKIANDYYIVNIDNDFEPDILEFYLKSEFKKMNITTDFEYAMYNCQSDEMVYGNYISLSEKKTIKQPVYFPKHKNLVYYFAIRFPNETTYLFSSMRFWFILSIALILILLIYVYSIFTLLQQKKYSELQRDFINNMTHEFKTPLSSILIASKYLIEQTPIKEDKKLYTYTDIIINQSNKLNGHIEKILNVAKSDYAPLELKKETVLVVPIIEEVIQNILLKYPEANIKIETFSKEYKIETDVFHFSNLVYNLLDNAVKYCSGKCLILIGITAENSVLKLAFKDNGVGISSKNLSFIFDKFYRAQNEKSNEVTGFGLGLYYVKEICNLHNWKIKAENNSEKGITITLSIPYKK, encoded by the coding sequence TTGAAACTCAACAAACTCAATAGCATCATTTTATTAGGCTTAGTGGCTATTATCAGTATACTGGTAACCCAGCTGCTTTGGACCAAAGAAGCTTTTACTATAGAACAAAAAAAACTCAGCCAAAAAGCACATCTCGCTTTGCTTGAAGTCGCTAAAAAACTATACGAAGGAACCAATCATGAACTTCCGGCACAAAATCCTGTTCAAAAGATTGCCAACGATTATTATATTGTAAATATTGACAATGATTTTGAACCTGATATTCTGGAATTTTACCTTAAAAGTGAGTTCAAAAAAATGAATATTACGACTGATTTTGAATATGCGATGTACAATTGTCAGAGTGACGAAATGGTCTATGGGAATTATATTTCTCTATCTGAAAAAAAGACCATCAAGCAACCGGTTTATTTTCCAAAACACAAGAACCTGGTTTATTATTTCGCCATACGTTTTCCAAATGAGACGACCTATTTGTTTAGTTCGATGCGATTCTGGTTTATACTTTCGATTGCTCTGATTCTTATTTTGTTAATTTATGTGTATTCGATTTTTACCCTTTTACAACAAAAAAAATACTCCGAACTGCAGCGTGATTTCATCAATAATATGACGCATGAATTTAAAACACCTTTATCGTCTATTCTGATTGCATCTAAATATCTGATCGAGCAAACACCTATTAAAGAAGACAAAAAACTCTATACGTACACTGACATCATTATCAACCAAAGCAACAAACTGAATGGTCATATTGAAAAGATTTTAAATGTAGCAAAATCTGATTATGCACCACTGGAATTAAAGAAGGAGACGGTTTTAGTTGTTCCGATTATTGAAGAAGTAATCCAAAACATCCTTTTAAAATATCCGGAGGCAAATATCAAAATTGAGACCTTTTCCAAAGAGTACAAAATTGAAACGGACGTTTTTCATTTCTCAAATTTAGTTTACAATTTACTTGATAATGCAGTAAAATATTGTTCCGGAAAATGCCTTATTCTAATTGGAATAACGGCCGAAAATTCGGTTTTAAAATTAGCTTTCAAAGACAACGGAGTTGGAATTTCATCTAAAAACCTTTCCTTTATCTTTGATAAATTCTACCGTGCTCAAAACGAAAAAAGCAATGAGGTAACCGGTTTTGGACTAGGTTTGTATTATGTAAAAGAAATTTGCAACTTGCACAACTGGAAAATAAAAGCGGAGAACAATTCCGAAAAAGGCATCACTATAACTTTATCAATTCCATATAAAAAATGA
- a CDS encoding response regulator transcription factor, whose product MKQFKILYTEDDETLAFLTKDNLEQNNYEVNHCRDGQMGLENFKKENFDICILDIMMPKMDGFELAAQIRKCNSDIPIIFLSAKTLKEDRIKGLRLGADDYLVKPFSIEELLLKIEIFLKRSQKNILTEKPVYEIGKYQFDTSNFVLFNESEKISLTQREAELLKLFLDNKNSVLKREQILTSLWGTDDYFMGRSLDVFISRLRKILSNEKGISIENLHGIGFRFTM is encoded by the coding sequence ATGAAACAATTCAAAATACTTTATACTGAAGACGATGAAACCCTGGCATTCCTGACCAAAGACAATCTGGAACAGAACAACTATGAAGTGAATCATTGCCGTGACGGACAAATGGGTCTCGAAAACTTTAAAAAAGAGAATTTTGACATTTGTATTCTTGATATCATGATGCCTAAGATGGATGGCTTTGAACTGGCCGCTCAGATCAGAAAATGCAACAGCGACATTCCGATTATCTTTCTTTCTGCCAAAACATTAAAGGAAGACCGCATTAAAGGATTGCGTTTGGGTGCCGATGATTATCTTGTAAAACCTTTTAGCATTGAAGAATTGCTTTTAAAAATTGAAATTTTTCTGAAGCGTTCACAGAAAAACATTTTAACTGAAAAACCGGTTTATGAGATTGGCAAATATCAATTTGACACGAGTAATTTTGTTCTTTTCAACGAAAGTGAAAAAATCAGCCTTACGCAGCGTGAAGCCGAATTATTGAAATTATTTCTTGACAATAAAAACTCTGTTTTAAAAAGAGAACAAATTCTTACCTCTCTCTGGGGAACCGATGATTATTTTATGGGACGTAGTCTGGACGTTTTTATTTCACGACTTCGTAAGATTCTAAGCAACGAAAAAGGCATTTCTATTGAGAACCTTCACGGAATTGGTTTTCGATTTACCATGTAA
- a CDS encoding MBL fold metallo-hydrolase: MKLHHLRNATLVIETETDVILVDPMLGKKKTIAPFTIFRYKPKRNPLIALPKNSRDILSKVTVCLITHLHPDHIDKAGEIFLRRKSIPVICSSKDQSALSKRGLSIVQTLNYWEPQEFLGGKITGIPAVHGYGIVAKLMGNVMGFHIELPNQKSIYISSDTIFTEHVQKVLIEFKPDISVVACGTARLDFGQPLLMRMNDILKFAALAPGRVFANHLEALNHCPTTRTALKQALLDNNLLDKVSIPNDGTCVEY; this comes from the coding sequence ATGAAATTACATCATTTACGCAACGCCACTTTAGTTATTGAAACTGAAACCGATGTTATATTGGTTGATCCGATGTTGGGGAAAAAGAAAACGATTGCACCTTTTACTATTTTCCGTTACAAACCCAAAAGAAACCCGCTTATCGCTTTACCCAAAAACAGCAGAGATATTTTGAGTAAAGTAACCGTCTGCCTTATTACTCACTTACATCCTGACCATATCGATAAAGCGGGCGAGATTTTTTTAAGACGCAAAAGTATTCCGGTCATTTGCAGCAGCAAAGATCAAAGTGCTCTATCGAAAAGAGGCTTAAGCATCGTACAAACCTTAAACTATTGGGAACCTCAGGAATTCCTGGGAGGTAAAATAACAGGGATTCCCGCCGTTCATGGCTATGGGATTGTTGCCAAACTTATGGGAAACGTTATGGGCTTTCATATCGAATTACCCAATCAAAAATCTATTTATATCAGTTCTGATACTATTTTTACGGAACACGTACAAAAAGTCCTGATTGAGTTTAAACCCGACATTTCGGTTGTCGCCTGTGGAACTGCCAGATTAGATTTCGGTCAGCCCTTATTGATGCGAATGAACGATATTCTGAAATTTGCCGCGCTTGCTCCCGGAAGAGTATTCGCTAATCATTTGGAAGCTTTAAATCACTGTCCGACAACAAGAACAGCATTAAAACAAGCACTTCTGGACAATAATCTTTTGGATAAAGTTTCGATTCCAAATGACGGTACCTGTGTAGAATACTAA
- a CDS encoding B12-binding domain-containing radical SAM protein, which produces MKTKLFVITPPFTQLNTPYPATAYIKGFLNTKNIESVQADLGIDVILELFSKKGLIDLFLYSENLFKDLSSRAELREDISDNAKRIFALQDEYIKTIDAVIQFLQGKNPTLALQICQEDFLPEASRFAQLEELDWAFGTMGTQDKAKHLATLYLEDISDFIVECIDENFGFSRYAERLGRSANSFDELYEALQQELTYIDSILISILKEKIEAVQPTFFLISVPFPGNLYSAFRCAQWVKQYHPEIKISMGGGFPNTELRSLSDRRVFEFFDFITLDDGEVPIEELIFNLEIPNDVPSSEVEKRYKRTFLLENGEVVYKNNSLKHDYKQSQVGTPDYSDLPLDKYISVIEIVNPMHRMWSDGRWNKLTMAHGCYWGKCTFCDISLDYIKVYEPVAANLLCDRMEEMMLQTGQNGFHFVDEAAPPALMRALALEILRRKLAVTWWTNIRFEKSFSKDLCLLLKASGCIAVSGGLEVASDRLLKLIDKGVTVEQVARVTRNFTEAGIMVHAYLMYGYPTQTIQETVDSLEMVRQLFEAGILQSGFWHQFAMTAHSPVGLYPEKFGVTKATEAIGTFANNDIDYTDSTGINHDKFSFGLKKSLFNFMHGICFDYELQDWFDFKIPKTKIDPDFIFNALEEGNDFNTKPNAKVVWLGGKPFVEHFTKSKKGRSWEMMSFTFHDKKESFNIQTNKEEGEWLVQILSKMAISNAKNYTFQEVKNDFETNLDDFELFWYSKPVNTLREFGLLVL; this is translated from the coding sequence TTGAAAACAAAACTTTTTGTAATTACACCACCTTTTACACAGCTGAATACCCCGTATCCGGCAACAGCGTATATAAAAGGTTTTCTGAATACTAAAAATATCGAATCGGTTCAGGCTGATTTGGGTATTGATGTGATTTTGGAATTGTTTTCGAAGAAAGGATTGATTGATTTGTTTCTTTATTCTGAAAATCTTTTTAAAGATTTGTCCTCCCGAGCGGAGTTGAGGGAAGACATTTCAGATAATGCTAAGCGTATTTTTGCGCTGCAGGACGAATACATTAAAACAATTGATGCAGTGATTCAGTTTCTGCAAGGGAAAAATCCAACTTTGGCCTTACAGATCTGCCAGGAAGATTTTCTGCCCGAGGCCTCCCGTTTTGCACAGTTGGAAGAATTGGACTGGGCTTTCGGAACCATGGGAACGCAGGATAAAGCCAAGCATCTTGCGACCTTATATCTTGAGGATATTTCGGATTTTATTGTGGAATGTATTGATGAGAATTTTGGTTTCAGCCGATATGCCGAACGTTTAGGGAGAAGTGCCAATTCGTTTGATGAATTATATGAAGCTTTACAGCAGGAACTAACCTATATCGATTCTATTTTAATTTCAATTTTAAAAGAAAAAATTGAAGCGGTTCAACCTACCTTTTTTCTGATATCCGTTCCTTTTCCGGGGAATTTGTATAGTGCTTTCAGATGTGCACAATGGGTAAAACAATATCATCCGGAAATTAAAATTTCGATGGGTGGAGGTTTTCCAAATACCGAATTGCGTTCACTTTCGGATCGACGTGTTTTTGAGTTTTTTGATTTTATTACTCTGGATGACGGAGAAGTTCCAATTGAAGAACTAATTTTTAATCTGGAAATCCCAAATGATGTCCCTTCGAGCGAAGTCGAGAAGCGATACAAAAGAACTTTTCTGCTGGAAAACGGAGAAGTAGTCTACAAAAACAATTCTTTAAAACACGATTATAAACAGTCTCAGGTTGGAACTCCCGATTATTCGGATCTGCCTTTGGATAAATACATTTCAGTAATCGAAATTGTGAATCCGATGCACCGAATGTGGAGTGATGGACGTTGGAATAAACTCACTATGGCACATGGCTGTTATTGGGGAAAATGTACTTTTTGTGACATCTCATTAGATTATATAAAAGTTTACGAGCCGGTCGCGGCTAATTTATTGTGCGATCGTATGGAAGAGATGATGCTGCAAACAGGGCAGAATGGATTCCATTTTGTAGATGAAGCAGCTCCGCCGGCACTGATGCGTGCTTTGGCTTTAGAAATTTTGCGTCGGAAACTAGCAGTAACGTGGTGGACCAATATTCGATTTGAAAAAAGTTTTTCGAAAGATTTGTGTTTATTACTTAAAGCTTCAGGCTGTATTGCCGTTTCAGGTGGTTTAGAAGTGGCCTCAGACCGATTATTAAAGTTAATTGACAAAGGGGTAACAGTAGAACAGGTTGCAAGAGTAACCCGAAATTTTACCGAAGCCGGAATCATGGTTCATGCTTATTTGATGTATGGTTATCCAACTCAGACCATTCAGGAAACGGTGGATAGTCTCGAAATGGTGCGTCAGTTATTTGAGGCGGGGATTCTGCAGTCGGGATTTTGGCACCAGTTTGCGATGACAGCCCACAGTCCGGTTGGATTGTATCCGGAAAAATTTGGTGTCACAAAAGCAACGGAAGCTATCGGAACTTTTGCGAATAATGATATTGATTATACCGATTCTACAGGAATCAATCACGATAAATTTAGTTTTGGGTTGAAGAAATCACTTTTTAATTTTATGCATGGAATCTGTTTTGATTACGAATTGCAGGATTGGTTTGATTTTAAAATCCCGAAGACCAAAATAGACCCCGATTTTATTTTCAATGCCCTTGAAGAAGGAAATGATTTCAATACAAAACCCAATGCAAAAGTAGTCTGGTTAGGCGGAAAACCATTTGTGGAGCATTTCACAAAATCTAAAAAAGGGAGAAGCTGGGAAATGATGAGTTTTACTTTCCATGATAAAAAAGAAAGTTTCAACATTCAGACGAATAAAGAAGAAGGAGAATGGCTGGTTCAAATTTTAAGTAAAATGGCTATTTCAAATGCTAAAAACTACACTTTTCAGGAAGTGAAGAATGATTTTGAAACTAATTTAGACGATTTCGAACTGTTCTGGTATTCCAAACCCGTTAATACTTTGCGTGAGTTCGGATTATTGGTTTTGTAG